The DNA region TGAAATCCCATGGCGTAAAACCAATCGCCTCACGTACATTTGATGAACCGCCTTTTGCCTTTCTCGTCTCAAAGAAATTCGCTGAAGTATTCCATAAACTATCTTGCACCAAACTTTTAATCGTTAAGGCCTTGTCCCTGTATTTTGACGCCAAGGGTCGATTGCCAAACATTTCGGCGATTTTACTTAAGGCAACCGCGTTTCCGTACATATAACTGTTAATCGTTGGGCGCTGGTTCTGATCTCTTCTTGAACCGCTGATCGATTCTTCCATGCCATCCTTCACATCATTTTGCCAAAACAAGCCATTTTTAAGCTGCCTTTGCGTTTCCCATTTGGCATAATCCTCATCTAATGCCGGAAGTATCTCTTTCAAAAATGCCTGATCGGGCTTTACCAGATAATTTTGATAAACGGCATCATCAATCCAGCTGCTAAACTGATGAAACCGCTGCTTAGTTTGCCCAACATCGGCCTTATAAAGCCAAAATTTAATGTAATCCTTTAAGTAACGGTTATCTTTCAGCCACCGCCCTTCGTAAATATGATGCCCCAAGGCACAACTTATCGAATTGTATTTTCCGGCATGTTTTACAGGCTCAATAAACTCGGTAAAAATAAATCCATCGGGCGTTTTAACGAGGTGCTTTCTAAAAGTCCACCATCGATAGTAATAATTTTGCTCCAATACCGAATCCGGACATTCGAACATCGGTGCCTGCTCAGCCAGCCAATTAAACGCCTCACTATTTGGAACATAATTCTTCACAGCTTCGGTATCAATTGAATTAAAATACGTGACATATTTTTTCAATTTAGCTGTTCCTAAAATGGCTTGCTGTTGCGCAAAACCCGTCATGGTCATTACCGACAATGAAACGGTTGCAATTAAATTTCTTGTATTTATCATCATTCAAATAACCAGTCTATATCCTTTCCGCGTCCATCCAAACCTGCATTAAAAATGCGTAGTTCTTGTTTATCATCAATAAAACCCAATACCAAACACTCGCCCTTGCCCAAATTTAAGGTATGTGTTCCCGCTGGGAAAGAGTAAGCATGAACATTGGCAGGCGGATAGCCATTTAACACGAGCGCATTCGAGATCTTTATTTCCGACTGGCCGTAATTATTGGCGCTTGCATCGGTTTCTAATTGTGGTGGCGCTAAAAACTTAGCGTCTTTTTGATTGAAGAAACCTACCAATAACTTTACCGGAACTTTGGTAGTAAACTTGATCTCCGTTCCTGTTTTAAGTTGTTTTTGCCTCGAAAGCTTCACTCCCTTTAAACCGATCAGTTGCTCAGCCACTTCCTTAATTTGAACGGTTGTATCGGCAAAAACATTTACGCCTTTATTAACACCATAGCTTTCGGTTACGTTAAGCACATTTACATTGGCCGCTTTGTAAGGTACAATCTTAGCAACCGCACCTCCTTTTATCGATTTTAGTGAATCGATACTTTGCTTAAAATGATTGAGCTCGCGGGTAAAAACGGGCAACATTTCTCGCCAGTGGATAAAGGTTTTATCTACGCCACGCATCGGTATTTTGCGCTGCTTGGTTTGCATGCTATTGGCGTATAAGTAGCTGCTATCCGTCAACTTAACCAATTTTGCATAATGATCTACACTTTTTTGAATAAACGGCAAGGCTTGTTCTAAATCAGCCACATTG from Pedobacter endophyticus includes:
- a CDS encoding MGH1-like glycoside hydrolase domain-containing protein translates to MMINTRNLIATVSLSVMTMTGFAQQQAILGTAKLKKYVTYFNSIDTEAVKNYVPNSEAFNWLAEQAPMFECPDSVLEQNYYYRWWTFRKHLVKTPDGFIFTEFIEPVKHAGKYNSISCALGHHIYEGRWLKDNRYLKDYIKFWLYKADVGQTKQRFHQFSSWIDDAVYQNYLVKPDQAFLKEILPALDEDYAKWETQRQLKNGLFWQNDVKDGMEESISGSRRDQNQRPTINSYMYGNAVALSKIAEMFGNRPLASKYRDKALTIKSLVQDSLWNTSANFFETRKAKGGSSNVREAIGFTPWDFNLPDDKAMYAKAWDQILDTAGFNAPWGLTTAERRDPTFRTRGTGHSCEWDGALWPFASSQTLKGLANLLTNYKKHGKMNANVFYDKLHQYAASHFKDDKPYIGEYQDEKTGYWLKGDNPRSTFYNHSTFNDLIINDLIGIKPRQDNVLEVEPLIPKNKWDWFALDNLTYHDKAVSIVWDKTGEKYNKGKGFMIFVDGKEIYHGNKIKPVKVEMSLSPSM